From the genome of Monomorium pharaonis isolate MP-MQ-018 chromosome 2, ASM1337386v2, whole genome shotgun sequence, one region includes:
- the LOC118644490 gene encoding uncharacterized protein LOC118644490 codes for MELQNILNEEDSDNDTIEDSDSDENEAHSSQDIRHSISENRVLTTLSEPLAHQSANPAQSIIPSYSQMCLPQPNQIDCNTFSHTSSLNRNTQNQHPTPQVPFLSASTPIPYRQENITNQNTYMQYDQSWPQVTNCPPPPLPNTHCTNTDTRAALQPIRDNRLYERLDKLDRQMQRLINIVKDALKINKKSKHPPTKPAVLPISSMEEMETFEGIEQDVYLSVVRYLEFLGGFHVKEVINIFLKEAIQDTLTLCFTWWGNERRKSFSQTRIVRVIFDAACNNVNFESPTRFEFQKYIKEALRTAKERCRSRNRQKQIQPINKDNRAYWMNNERNSINDVENIEPNNEYQE; via the exons ATGGAGCttcaaaatattcttaatgAAGAAGATAGTGACAATGACACAATAGAGGATTCAGACTCTGATGAGAATGAAGCACATTCATCACAAGATATAAGACATAGCATATCAGAAAACAGAGTTTTAACAACGCTATCAGAACCATTGGCACATCAGTCTGCTAATCCTGCACAATCCATAATTCCTTCTTATTCCCAAATGTGTTTGCCTCAACCTAATCAGATAGattgtaatactttttcaCATACATCGTCATTGAATCGTAACACCCAGAATCAACATCCAACACCACAAGTACCATTTTTATCAGCTTCCACACCAATTCCATATAGGCAGGAAAATATAACGAATCAAAATACTTACATGCAATATGATCAATCATGGCCACAAGTCACCAATTGTCCACCACCTCCGCTGCCAAACACACACTGCACAAATACCGACACTCGTGCTGCATTGCAGCCTATTCGTGACAACag atTATACGAACGTCTGGATAAATTGGATAGACAGATGCA ACGACTTATTAACATTGTGAAAGAcgcattgaaaattaataaaaagtcaaaACATCCACCGACAAAACCAGCTGTTTTACCTATTTCATCTATGGAGGAGATGGAAACCTTTGAAGGCATAGAACAAGATGTTTATTTATCAGTG GTACGTTACTTGGAATTTCTTGGTGGTTTTCATGTCAAggaagtaataaatatattcttaaaagaAGCAATACAAGATACCTTGACACTGTGTTTTACCTGGTGGGGTAATGAACGTCGAAAATCGTTTTCTCAAACTCGTATTGTGCGAGTAATTTTTG ATGCTGCATGCAACAATGTAAATTTTGAATCACCTACTCGGtttgaatttcaaaaatatataaaggaaGCTTTACGAACTGCAAAAGAAAGATGCAGGAGCCGAAACCGACAAAAACAAATACAGCCGATAAATAAAGACAATCGTGCTTATTGGATGAATAATGAGAGGAACTCTATAAATGACGTAGAAAACATAGAGCCGAATAATGAGTATCAGGAGTAA